CAAGCAATATAAAGAGGTCAACAAAAAATTGTTTTCTGAGCTGAGTTACATTACTATAGTTGGATGCGGGTCATCTTATTTTGCTGGGCTAATAGCAAAGTATTGGCTGGAAAGTGTTGCTCAAGTTCGAGTATATCTAGAAATCTCATCAGAATTTAGATATAGCAACATTAAGTTGGAAAAAGGCAGTATTGGGTTATTCATCTCTCAATCTGGCGAAACTGCAGATACCATAGAAGCGCTGCGTTATGCGAAATCACATAAGCAAACAATCATTAGTATAACTAACACATTTAACAGCAGCATTGAAAAGATCTCAGATATTGTGTTACATACTCTTGCTGGGCAAGAAATTGGTGTTGCTTCAACAAAAACCTTTTCTGCGCAACTTGCAACTTTAGCATGCTTTGCCGTGGAGCTTGGAAAAATAAAAGGTATACTGGGTGGAGAGAGAATAAAGCAGCTAAGCAGTGCTATCAATTCTATTCCTGAGTATGTTGAGCACGTTTTGAATATGATGAAAATACAACATATATCGGGCAGTATATTAGAACACAATAACGTTATTTTAATCGGCAGAGGAAGTTCATACGGAGTTGCAATGGAAGGCGCATTAAAAATAAAAGAACTTTCATACATTAACACAATTGGTATTGCAGCGGGGGAAATGAAGCACGGGTCTATCGCTTTGATAGACCATACTGTGCTTGTTATAGCAATTATCCCTTATGATGATTTATTCTTTAAAACGCTATCTAATATACAAGAGATTATTGCAAGAAAAGGCAAAGTAATTGCCTTCAGTGATAAGCAAGGAGCACCGTTCCTCAGGGGAATTTGCGCAGATGTGGTGCAACTTCCAGACACTGATAATTTTATCTCTCCAATCATCTACAGTGTTGCTATGCAATTCCTTGCTTACTATACTGCAGCAAAAAAAGGGTTAGATGCTGATTGTCCAAGAAATTTAGCTAAGTCTGTCACGGTTGAGTAGTCCATTTAAAGTTAAAGCTAAATTTCTAATTAAGCACTTTAATTATCAACTATAAGTCACTAAATTTCTTGCATAATAGTTATTTACATAAAAAATCAGCAGCTCACTCTTTTTTTTCATTCCAGCGCGTGACGTTGGACTCTTTTGCTGTGCATTCCTTTCTTAAGAAAGCAAATGCAATTTTTTGCAGGTTTCACACATGATAAAAATTAGCAGTTTTATTTTTAGCCAAATTAATTGAATCAAGCTACAAAATCTGCTAAAGTTAACTTTGTGAAAGCACCCTTAGCTCAGTTGGATTAGAGCATTTGACTACGGATCAAAAGGTCGGGCGTTCAAGTCGCTCAGGGTGCACCACATTTTATAGGAAACAGAAGTCACACTTGAAATTAATATATGCAATACCTATCTTTAAAGGTTAAACACTAAACTATTATATATGAGCAAAAAAGACTACTATGATCTGCTGGAAGTAGGAAGAAATGCCAGTATTGATGAGATAAAAAAAGCGTATAAAAAATTAGCATTAAAATATCATCCTGATAGAAATCCTGGCAATAAAGAAGCAGAGGAAAAATTTAAAGAAGTAACAGCTGCATATGAAGTTCTGTCTGACTCTGAGAAAAGGGCAGGCTATGACCGTTATGGCCACGAAGGTGCTTCTGGTGGGTTTCAAGGCTTCAGTTCTGCAGGAGATTTTAGCGACATATTCAATGACTTCTTTGGTGGAGGATTCGGTGGTGGTGCAAGTAGATCAAGAGCAAAGAGGAGCACAACAACAGGAGTGTCTGGAGCAGACCTACGTTATGATCTTGAAATTACTTTGGAAGATGCATTTAAAGGAATACAAGCGCCTATACATTATGTGACAAATGTAAAATGTGATACATGCCAAGGCACAGGTGGCGAAGGAGCAATTAAACCAGTTCAGTGCCACACATGCCAAGGAAGTGGTAGGATTAGAACTCAGCAAGGCTTTTTTACCATCGAAAGAACGTGTACTACATGCTATGGAGAAGGAGAAATAATACAAAATAAATGTAAAAAATGCGGTGGAAGTGGACGTAGAAGAGGTGAAGTAAATATATCCGTTTCAATTCCAAAAGGCATAGAAGAAGGAGCTAAGGTAAGGATAAGTGATAAAGGAGAAGCTGGAGCAAGAGGTGGAAAAAGTGGAGATTTATACGTATACGTGAAAATAGCTCCCCATAAAATCTTTACTCGAAATAAGGCAGATTTACACTGTAAAATACCTATAAGAATGACACTAGCTGTGCTTGGTGGTGAAATTGATGTCCAGTCAATTGATGGAGCTAAAACAAAAGTAAAGGTTCCAGAGAGCACTCAAACTGGTACCAAACTACGTTATAGGGAAAAGGGTATGCCATATATGAACTCACATGTTCGTGGTGATTTATATGTACAGGTAATAGTTGAGACTTTAAATCCAAAAAATTTAACTAAAAAGCAAATTGAACTATTAAAAGCACTTGAAGAAGAGGAAAATGCAAGTATACAACAGCAATCTGAAGGGTTTTTTAGTAAAGTAAAAAAAAAATAAGAAATCTGCTAAATGACATGAAGGGGTAACTATTTACGGGTTTTCACTTAACCCTGCAATTCTTTGATCTTATTAATGGAAAACTTAACAATAGTGTTATTATTAGCCAACAGAAACTTCTCAGTTCCTTAAAATTATGTAAAAGCAATAAATTTCTTTATTTAAGACCGAAGTTTTGCTATTCTCAGATTTTAATAATTTAAATTTAATGAATATAAACAAAAATGAGTTTTTATTTCTTCCGCTTGGGGGAGTAGGAAGAATCGGGATGAATGTTAGCCTATATCATTACCAAGGTAAGTGGATTATGATCGACCTTGGTGTTGGTTTTGCAGATGAAACTATGCCAGGTGTTGAGCTGCTCATTGCTGATGTAGATTTTATTGTTCAAAGAAAAAAAGATTTGCTTGGAATAATAATTACACATGCACATGAGGACCACTGCGGTGCAGTGCCTCACTTGTGGGAAGAGTTGCAGTGCTCCATATATACAACAAAGTTTACGGTTAATTTTCTTAAGGAAAAACTAAAAGAATTTCGATTGGAAGGTATAGTGCCTGTGAAAGAGGTGGACATAAATGGCAGCACAAATTTGGGTCCTTTTACCGTCGAGTTTATAAATGTAACTCATTCAATTCCTGAGGCAAATTCAATATTAATTAGCACTGAAATGGGTAGTGCACTCCATACCGGAGACTGGAAATTTGATCCAAAACCTGTTGTTGGATTAACTTCTAATATAGAGCGTTTAAAAGAAATTGGCGATAAAGGTGACCTGCTTGCAGCAATTTGCGATTCAACCAATATATTAAGCAAGCATCACCCTGAGTCAGAAGGTGAAATTTATAATAATATTTATAACATAATAAAGCGGTCTAAAAAATTAGTTGCTGTTTCGCTATTTGCTTCAAATGTGGCACGAATTGAAACGATAAGCCAAGCTGCAAAAGCACTAAATAGAAAAGTAGTTTTACTTGGTAGATCTTTATGGAGAATAGTGAAAGTTGCTCAAGATAGTGGTTATTTAACTGATTCTCCTGAGTTTCTTGAAGCAAAGGAAGCAGTAAATTTTCCAAGGGAAAAACTGGTGCTACTTTGCACAGGTTGTCAAGGTGAGCCACTGGCAGCTACCGCAAGACTTGCTGCTAAGAGTCATCAAGCATTTAAAATGCAGCAAGGTGATACCATGATCTTTTCGTCAAAAATCATTCCTGGAAATGAAACTCGTGCGCACAACATGCTCAATGCCTTTATTGAGATGGGGGTAGAAGTTGTTACTGAAAAAACAGAGCATGTTCATGCTTCTGGGCATCCAACAAGAGAAGAGCTAAAGGAAATGTATTCTTTAATAAAACCGAAGATGTCTATTCCAGTTCACGGCGAATATATTCACACGCATGCACATGTAAAATTTGCTAAAGAGTGCGGTGTGGCAAAAGCAATAATGATTGCACCAGGTGATATCGTTAATTTGGAGAATGGAGAAAAAGTTAATTCAATCGATGTTGACTACTTTGGTATTGATGGTATGTTGCTACGTCATCCGGAGTGCAGTGTTATAAAAATGCGTAAGAAAATGAGAGATGCTGGAGCTATTGTAGTGACAGCGGTTGTAAACAAGAAAAATAAATTGCTTGCTAAGCCAAAAGTATTTGCACCAGGTGTTTTCGAAGCGCAAGAAGATGCAGTCATTGTGCAAAGGATCATAGAGAAGGTTGAGTCAGCGTTTAGTTTACAGCCGACAAAAAAAATAAGAAATAAGATTGAGAGTTCAATATTTAGTATCTTAAAGGAATATTTACTAAAAAGACCTATAATTGAAGTCCAGATAGAACAGGTATGAAATGAATGAAGTTATTCGTTCAGCTGGTGTTATTTATTTCGTTATTTATTCCTTATTTTACAAAAGCTGCTTTATATGTTGATATAAAAAAAAGCAGTGTTGGTAACATTGATCTTGTTGTATCTAAATGTACATGTAAAACAGCGCTGGAAAGCGAATTAAGCGAAAATATTGCAAAGGTAATAGGAACAAATTTATCTAATTGTGGCTTATTTAATGTAAAACGTGGCGCGGAAGCTGAATCTAAATCTTGGAAAAGCGATACTGTAGTCACAGTAAGTTTAAGCGAAGTATCTGGTAGTGCATTAGAGCTATCATTTCGTTTGTTTGACACTTTTACAAAAAGAGAATTACTTACTCAGTCAGTTGTTTTTCCAGCAAAAGACTGGAGAAAAATTGGTCACCTCGTTTCGGATGTGATACATGATAGATTGATTGGTGAGAAAGGGCACTTCAACACAAAAATCACGTATATCGCTGAAGAAAAAGATAGCAATTATAAATCCGTACGTAAAATTGCTGTGATGAATCAAGATGGAAGTAATATAAAATACTTAACAAATGGCGATAGATTTGTGTCAACACCAAGATTTTCACCAAATGGAAAGGGTATTGTTTATATCTCATACGCAAATGGTAAAAGTTATATAATATTAAAAAATTTAAAAGATAACACTGAATCAATAATCAGCGCATTTGAAGGAGTTGTTTCTGCACCAAGATTTTCTCCTGATGGTAAATCTCTTTTAATTTCCCACTCATTGGGTGGTGAGACAAATATATTATCTTTGGATTTAAGTAGTAAACGGACAAAAAAAATTACTAAAGGTTCAGCTATAAGCACTTCTCCCTCTTTTTCTCCAGATCAAAAGTATATGGCTTTTAGTTCTGATATAAGTGGGAGTCAGCAACTGTACGTTATCGATTTTACTAACACAAGTAAAAAACCTAAAAGAATTAGTTTTGGAAGTGGAAGATATGCTACGCCTGTTTGGTCGCCAAAAGGAGATCTGATAGCTTTTACAAAGATTCAGTCAGGAAAATTTTACATAGGAGTTATGAAGCCAGATGGCAAAGAAGAACGTCTGCTTTCAGAGGGGCATAAAATTGAATCTCCGGCATGGCTACCAAATGGCAGAGAAATCATTTTTACAAGAACAGAATCACCAAGCAACTCTAAACTATATTTAGTAGACTTAGTAAAGAAAAATCAAAAAATGGTTTCCACTCCCACAAATGCTTCTTTACCGGATTGGTCTTATTTTTAAACTACTGAGCTGCACACTGCTGATTAACTGTATTACCACAGCATTGATTTATCGCCACATCAACAAGATATCCTGCTACACCACCTACTATAGCACCAGCGATTCCTGACAACACAACAGTTGCAATTACTCCAATAACAGCAATTTCAGGTATAATTCCCATTGCAGCCAGTGTGGCTCCTATAACACCAAGCAGTAGTGCTGAACGGATAATTGTCCGTCTTCTCGGAGAAATTCCTAGAGTAGGCCCTTGTTTTGGATGTGAATTGTTATTAATTACATTTTCTTTGTGTTCAGTGAATAGTTTTTCAAGCTTACTTTTCCCTTTGGATTGGGCCAACCTTAATGTAACGGAGAATGCTTGAGTGCTCTGTACAGTTTCAGGGTCAGCGCCTGGCTTTAATAGTAATTCTGCAATTTTAATATCATGATCGGTTTCTGCACAATTGCTTTCAACAATGGATTTTAACATCTTATTTTTGAAAAAATTACATGTATATGGTAAGAATGTTTCTATTGTACTCTGACTATATTCTGTAATATGAGTGGTAATTATCATGCCTGTTGAATAATCAACTTTAGCACCATGTGCAAAAAGCGCTTTAGCAATATCATTTTCGCCTGTTTTTAAAGCATATTCTAAAGCCTCACAAAGTGGTGCGAAATCGTCTTGTTTGTATACGTTAGGGTCTGCCCCATGCCTTAAAAGCACATTTACAACATCAAGGTTGCCTAGTATGCACGCATCACGCAAAGGGGTACCACACCGCCCCTTAATATTAACATCTATTATGTTAATTATCGAGCATGGATCGGCAATGCTGTTATGAACTGGTGTTGAGTTATTAGCCCTGTGTTTTAATAAAACTTCTTCAAGAAACTCTATCCAACCGGATTTAGGATCATTGCAAGCATTTTCTACAATGTAGCCCAATATTGAACTGCCATTATCTGTATAAAAAGGTTTGGTTTGTGCATTGATGTTCTGAACTTTTTTTAACAAAGTTTTTGTTTGGGCTAGATCTTGTGTTTCAAGAGCATAAAATAAATCTTTTTCCTCTTCACTCAAATGCGAACCGTAGCAACCTTTGCGAAATTCTTTACGATGGTTTTCTGAGAATTCATCAGCCCAGTCATCATTAGGTTGGTTGCTGATGAATTCTTCGCTGATCTTGTCTGTTAATATTCCATATGCTACTGATATTTCTTTAAACTTTTCTGTTGCTGTTTTTGCTCTTCTTGGTGTTTTATCTGACCATTTATCGGGATGCCATTCGAGTGCAAGCTTGCGATATGCCTTCTTAATCTCTTCTATACTTGCGCCTTCTGATAATCTTAGAACTTTAAATGCCTCTTTACGTGTTTTTGGAATCATACTCACCCCCTTGGTAAAATTAAATTAACATAATGTATTACTAGTTTAGCAAGTCCACTCAAGAAAGCCAGGTAAAACTAGAGACAGATTTCTTACTTTACCAAGAAGGATATCATGCAAGCCCTATGATGTCATCCAAGTAACTTTGTCTATCTTATTTTGCCGCTTTCCTGATGTAGATTTGATATAAGCTTATTTTACCTTAATCGTTTATAACCTTTGGCACTACGAAATACCCATGCTCAGGTTTTGTATTGGACAATATCTCTTCTTTAATGTTTTGAGAATTTATAACATCATCGCGTACATGAATGTCTTTGTCTATACTGCCATAACGCATAGGAGAAACACCTTCAGTATTAACTTGCAATAAAGTATCATGTATCCAATCCAGCATTGTCAGTTCTTTTGAGTAGTGATCAATCTCGTCATTTGATAACTTAATCCTTACAAGCTGTGCAATTTTAAGCATTTCTTCCTTGGTAATTGTTATTTTTCTCTTATTTGCAAATTCTATTAGTGAAGTAATAACGTCTTCTGTTGACTTAGCTGGCATCTTTACCTCCTTGGATAAAGTGAGTTAAAATATCTACGACCGAAACAACTTCTATTTTACCAGTTTTTTCAAGTTTGTGAAGTATGGTATCCGTAATCACTAATTTATCTAAAGAAGAGGAAGAGATTTTCTCAACTGCACTTCCTGAAAGCACACCATGTGTGATGCATGAAATTACGGATTTTGCTCCGCAATTTTTTAGAGTAAGAGCTGCATTACACAACGTTCCACCAGAGTCAACTATATCGTCAACAATGACACAATTTTTGTTTGCAACTTCTCCTATTATGTTCATTACTTGAGATGTGCCTGCTTTCTCTCTATATTTATCTACTACAATAATCTTATTACTTAACTCTATCTTATACTTTTTCTCTAAAGTCTTTGCAAAAGCACGTGCTCTGCCAATTGCTCCAACATCAGGTGCAACAATTGCCAAATTTTCCGTGTGTATAGAGTCAACAAATGCTTCAAAACAGTTCAAATTAGTTACCGGTACATCAAAGAATCCTTCAATTTGACTTGAGTGCAAATCAATAACTGCGACACTACTTGCACCTGCAGTTTGAATAAGATTTGCAACTAATTTAGCACTTAAAGCAGATTGCATATTATTGTTTTTGATAATTCTATCTTGTCTGCTATATCCATAATAAGGAATAATTACTACTATCCTTTTGGCTCCTAATCTATTTACTGCATCAATTATAAGCAGAAGCTCCATAAGGTTATCATTCACAGGGGGAGAAAGAGATTGTACTATGTATACTTCTTGATTATATAGATCATTTGCTACTTCTACATTTACCTCGCCATCGGTAAACTTTGATATCCAAGCAGAGGATGGTTGAACATCTAGCCGTTTAACTACTGATTTCCCTAATTCCTTACTAGCATTACCTATTATTATCTTCATAACGTACCAATTGA
The nucleotide sequence above comes from Wolbachia endosymbiont of Oedothorax gibbosus. Encoded proteins:
- the dnaJ gene encoding molecular chaperone DnaJ, producing MSKKDYYDLLEVGRNASIDEIKKAYKKLALKYHPDRNPGNKEAEEKFKEVTAAYEVLSDSEKRAGYDRYGHEGASGGFQGFSSAGDFSDIFNDFFGGGFGGGASRSRAKRSTTTGVSGADLRYDLEITLEDAFKGIQAPIHYVTNVKCDTCQGTGGEGAIKPVQCHTCQGSGRIRTQQGFFTIERTCTTCYGEGEIIQNKCKKCGGSGRRRGEVNISVSIPKGIEEGAKVRISDKGEAGARGGKSGDLYVYVKIAPHKIFTRNKADLHCKIPIRMTLAVLGGEIDVQSIDGAKTKVKVPESTQTGTKLRYREKGMPYMNSHVRGDLYVQVIVETLNPKNLTKKQIELLKALEEEENASIQQQSEGFFSKVKKK
- the gatC gene encoding Asp-tRNA(Asn)/Glu-tRNA(Gln) amidotransferase subunit GatC is translated as MPAKSTEDVITSLIEFANKRKITITKEEMLKIAQLVRIKLSNDEIDHYSKELTMLDWIHDTLLQVNTEGVSPMRYGSIDKDIHVRDDVINSQNIKEEILSNTKPEHGYFVVPKVIND
- a CDS encoding ribonuclease J, which produces MNINKNEFLFLPLGGVGRIGMNVSLYHYQGKWIMIDLGVGFADETMPGVELLIADVDFIVQRKKDLLGIIITHAHEDHCGAVPHLWEELQCSIYTTKFTVNFLKEKLKEFRLEGIVPVKEVDINGSTNLGPFTVEFINVTHSIPEANSILISTEMGSALHTGDWKFDPKPVVGLTSNIERLKEIGDKGDLLAAICDSTNILSKHHPESEGEIYNNIYNIIKRSKKLVAVSLFASNVARIETISQAAKALNRKVVLLGRSLWRIVKVAQDSGYLTDSPEFLEAKEAVNFPREKLVLLCTGCQGEPLAATARLAAKSHQAFKMQQGDTMIFSSKIIPGNETRAHNMLNAFIEMGVEVVTEKTEHVHASGHPTREELKEMYSLIKPKMSIPVHGEYIHTHAHVKFAKECGVAKAIMIAPGDIVNLENGEKVNSIDVDYFGIDGMLLRHPECSVIKMRKKMRDAGAIVVTAVVNKKNKLLAKPKVFAPGVFEAQEDAVIVQRIIEKVESAFSLQPTKKIRNKIESSIFSILKEYLLKRPIIEVQIEQV
- a CDS encoding ribose-phosphate diphosphokinase; this translates as MKIIIGNASKELGKSVVKRLDVQPSSAWISKFTDGEVNVEVANDLYNQEVYIVQSLSPPVNDNLMELLLIIDAVNRLGAKRIVVIIPYYGYSRQDRIIKNNNMQSALSAKLVANLIQTAGASSVAVIDLHSSQIEGFFDVPVTNLNCFEAFVDSIHTENLAIVAPDVGAIGRARAFAKTLEKKYKIELSNKIIVVDKYREKAGTSQVMNIIGEVANKNCVIVDDIVDSGGTLCNAALTLKNCGAKSVISCITHGVLSGSAVEKISSSSLDKLVITDTILHKLEKTGKIEVVSVVDILTHFIQGGKDAS
- a CDS encoding DnaJ domain-containing protein, producing the protein MIPKTRKEAFKVLRLSEGASIEEIKKAYRKLALEWHPDKWSDKTPRRAKTATEKFKEISVAYGILTDKISEEFISNQPNDDWADEFSENHRKEFRKGCYGSHLSEEEKDLFYALETQDLAQTKTLLKKVQNINAQTKPFYTDNGSSILGYIVENACNDPKSGWIEFLEEVLLKHRANNSTPVHNSIADPCSIINIIDVNIKGRCGTPLRDACILGNLDVVNVLLRHGADPNVYKQDDFAPLCEALEYALKTGENDIAKALFAHGAKVDYSTGMIITTHITEYSQSTIETFLPYTCNFFKNKMLKSIVESNCAETDHDIKIAELLLKPGADPETVQSTQAFSVTLRLAQSKGKSKLEKLFTEHKENVINNNSHPKQGPTLGISPRRRTIIRSALLLGVIGATLAAMGIIPEIAVIGVIATVVLSGIAGAIVGGVAGYLVDVAINQCCGNTVNQQCAAQ
- the glmS gene encoding glutamine--fructose-6-phosphate transaminase (isomerizing) is translated as MCGIFGVVSNGDSVIPTLLTGLQKLEYRGYDSSGIAIINNEGEIEVKKSEGKVQRLYKVVDESKMSHSTVGIAHTRWATHGVPGLKNAHPIRTNNVVVAHNGIIENYNLLKKGLEERGMSFHTDTDTEIIPNMLTLYLDEGLSPVDSLFKCLNNLHGSFALVLLFAEYPDALFVAKRNLPLAIGYNCNTVFAASDSNALSAFVERISHLEDDDIAVIKSSGVSIYNNGTQVKRSIENSSPSNFLISKNGYPSFMLKEIFEQPHALNETINQFYKQYKEVNKKLFSELSYITIVGCGSSYFAGLIAKYWLESVAQVRVYLEISSEFRYSNIKLEKGSIGLFISQSGETADTIEALRYAKSHKQTIISITNTFNSSIEKISDIVLHTLAGQEIGVASTKTFSAQLATLACFAVELGKIKGILGGERIKQLSSAINSIPEYVEHVLNMMKIQHISGSILEHNNVILIGRGSSYGVAMEGALKIKELSYINTIGIAAGEMKHGSIALIDHTVLVIAIIPYDDLFFKTLSNIQEIIARKGKVIAFSDKQGAPFLRGICADVVQLPDTDNFISPIIYSVAMQFLAYYTAAKKGLDADCPRNLAKSVTVE
- a CDS encoding Tol-Pal system protein TolB, yielding MKLFVQLVLFISLFIPYFTKAALYVDIKKSSVGNIDLVVSKCTCKTALESELSENIAKVIGTNLSNCGLFNVKRGAEAESKSWKSDTVVTVSLSEVSGSALELSFRLFDTFTKRELLTQSVVFPAKDWRKIGHLVSDVIHDRLIGEKGHFNTKITYIAEEKDSNYKSVRKIAVMNQDGSNIKYLTNGDRFVSTPRFSPNGKGIVYISYANGKSYIILKNLKDNTESIISAFEGVVSAPRFSPDGKSLLISHSLGGETNILSLDLSSKRTKKITKGSAISTSPSFSPDQKYMAFSSDISGSQQLYVIDFTNTSKKPKRISFGSGRYATPVWSPKGDLIAFTKIQSGKFYIGVMKPDGKEERLLSEGHKIESPAWLPNGREIIFTRTESPSNSKLYLVDLVKKNQKMVSTPTNASLPDWSYF